Part of the Halomarina litorea genome is shown below.
CGAGGACGCCGTCGAGTCCGTCCGGTCGGGCGACGAGGCGGCCGCCCGCGACCGGATGCGCGAGGCCTTCGGAAGCGTCTGTGACACCGACAAACCCGAACACCACCCCGTGAGCGACTCCGGGCGGACGAGCTACTGTCACCGGCACCTCGACGAGTACGAGGAGCCCGAACCGGAGTTCGAGCGCCTCATCCACTGATGGACGACGACGAGCGCGGCCAGTACGCACGCGAGTTCGGGGCGGTCGAGCGGCCCTCCCGGCGCGGGCGACAGGCGGTGGACGCGCTCGGATACGCCGTCGCGGTGACGCTGACCGTCGCCGCCGTCGTCGGCGTCCTCAGCCTCGCGCTCGGCGCGGGGCTCAACGGCGTCAAGTACGGCCTGTTCGTCGTGGGCATCCTGCTGTTCGGCGTGGCGACGCTGAAGCTCCGGCCGACCGCGCCGTACAGCGACGCGCGGAACCTCCTGCCGACCGACAGCGGCGAGGAGTCGGGGTTCCAGGCGGCCGTGCAGGGGGCGATTCCCGCGCGATACCGCCTCTCGCCGGACGAGCGGGTGTCCGACGCACTGAAGCTGTTTCTGGCGAGCGTGCTCGTCCTCGCCGTCTCGTTCGTCATGGAGCGGGTGTTCGGCGTCGCGGTGCCCGGCGCGAGCTAGGGGCCGAGCAACAGATTTTACCGGGTCTATCGCCCACGTCCGGCCATGCCCGAGACAGGTGGCGACCGCGACTACGCCGACGAGATCGCCAGTAACGCCGACGTGCTGAAGGGCGCGTGGCAGGCGACCATCGGCGAGATGCGGGCGATGGGCGAGGAACTGGAAGCGGACGGCTGGTCGGTGACGACGGTTGGTGCCGACCACACCGCCCCCGAACCGCCAGACGTGGGCCGCTCGGGGCGCTTCGGCCTCGTGTACGTCGTCCCCGACAACTACGCCCGCGAGGTGCGCCGGGCCATCGCCGCGGCGGCGGACGTTGACGTGGACGACCTCGACACCGACGAGCCGCGCGAACTCGACGCGTTCGGCCGGTACGAGGTGTTCCGTAACGAGTCGAGCGGCAACGCCTTTCAGGTGACGGCGCTGTACGACGACGACTCGAAGACGGCGCTGCTGGTCGCCGGGTCGTACGAACTGCGTCACGCCCCGCCGCTGATGAAGGCCGCACTGGAGCGTGGCGAGATGTACACCCACATCCAGACGCTCGACGAGACGCCCGTCGGAAGCTTCTACCACGACGACTGGGAGCTGTTCTTCCCCAACGCACGCCAGCGCCTCGGCCTCGTCGAGGGCGAGACGCCGGACGAGGACTGACTCGCCAGGCGGGGCGTCGGACGAGACGTCCGCGGCGCGGTCGGCGTCCCCCGGAGGTTCGCGCCGGTTCGGGCGACCGTGCGGGGGATGAACGCAGATGTGTAAGGCCTTTGTAGGCGCGCGGAGTCGAATGGGTATGAACGTCGCAGACGCCATGACGCCGCGCGAGGAGGTCGTGACGGTGTCGTTGCCCGGTACGCGCGACGACGCCCTGGAGTACCTCCGTGCGGGCGAGTTCTCCTCGGTCGCCGTCGTGAAAGAGGAAGACGGCGAGGAGGTCTTCCGGGGCCTCGTCTCGCGGGAAGCGCTCATCGACAACCCCGACGAGGACCAGTTGGCACTGCTCGTCGACGAGGGCCCGACGACGGCCGCGGACGCGTCGCTCGACGACCTCGCGGCCCTGATGCGCGAGCACGACGCCCGGCGCGTTCCGGTCGTCGACGGCGACGCCCTCGCTGGCATCGTCACCATCACCGACGTGGTCCGGGCCATCGCCTCGGGCGACGCCGACGGTGAGACGTCCGTGGGCGACCTCGCGACGCGCAGCATCAACACGCTGTACACAGGCACGCCACTGGGCGTCGCCGAACGCCAGCTCTCGCTGGCGAACGTCCCCT
Proteins encoded:
- a CDS encoding DUF7555 family protein, whose amino-acid sequence is MDDDERGQYAREFGAVERPSRRGRQAVDALGYAVAVTLTVAAVVGVLSLALGAGLNGVKYGLFVVGILLFGVATLKLRPTAPYSDARNLLPTDSGEESGFQAAVQGAIPARYRLSPDERVSDALKLFLASVLVLAVSFVMERVFGVAVPGAS
- a CDS encoding DUF7529 family protein, producing the protein MPETGGDRDYADEIASNADVLKGAWQATIGEMRAMGEELEADGWSVTTVGADHTAPEPPDVGRSGRFGLVYVVPDNYAREVRRAIAAAADVDVDDLDTDEPRELDAFGRYEVFRNESSGNAFQVTALYDDDSKTALLVAGSYELRHAPPLMKAALERGEMYTHIQTLDETPVGSFYHDDWELFFPNARQRLGLVEGETPDED
- a CDS encoding CBS domain-containing protein; this translates as MNVADAMTPREEVVTVSLPGTRDDALEYLRAGEFSSVAVVKEEDGEEVFRGLVSREALIDNPDEDQLALLVDEGPTTAADASLDDLAALMREHDARRVPVVDGDALAGIVTITDVVRAIASGDADGETSVGDLATRSINTLYTGTPLGVAERQLSLANVPYGIVIDDEREVAGILTDADLIEVAEVVEGEDDTGESIANEDDEWMWEGIKAVGNRHVPTRNVIFPEGTVREFMSDDLVTVSRTKTAYDVARLLLSNDIEQVPLMNGGDLVGVVRDMDLLKAL